A stretch of Streptomyces vietnamensis DNA encodes these proteins:
- a CDS encoding solute symporter family protein has protein sequence MSTPVLLAAGNATTEHRPLIIALFGAFVVATLVITVWAGRQTRSAADFYAGGRQFTGFQNGLAISGDYMSAASFLGIAGAIALFGYDGFLYSIGFLVAWLVALLLVAEPLRNSGRFTMGDVLAYRMRQRPVRTAAGTSTIVVSIFYLLAQMAGAGVLVSLLLGITSDGGKVGIVALVGLLMIVYVTIGGMKGTTWVQMVKAVLLIAGTLLITFLILLKFHFNVSELLGAAATNSGKGDAFLEPGLKYGATATSKLDFLSLGIALVLGTAGLPHILIRFYTVPTAKAARKSVNWAIGIIGAFYLMTIVLGFGAAALLKNGDIVASNKAGNTAAPLAALEIGGGPDSTGGAILLAVISAVAFATILAVVAGLTLASSSSFAHDIYANVIRRGKATEQEEVKAARWATVFIGIVSIALGALARDLNVAGLVALAFAVAASANLPTILYSLFWKRFTTQGALWSIYGGLVSAVVLVLFSPVVSGKPTSMFKTVDFYWFPLENPGIVSIPLGFLLGWLGSVLSKERPDEGKYAELEVKSLTGVGAH, from the coding sequence ATGAGCACCCCCGTCCTGCTCGCGGCCGGCAACGCCACCACCGAGCACCGGCCCCTGATCATCGCCCTGTTCGGCGCCTTCGTCGTCGCCACCCTCGTCATCACCGTCTGGGCCGGCCGCCAGACCCGCAGCGCCGCCGACTTCTACGCCGGCGGACGCCAGTTCACCGGCTTCCAGAACGGCCTCGCGATCTCCGGCGACTACATGTCCGCCGCGTCCTTCCTCGGCATCGCCGGAGCCATCGCCCTCTTCGGCTACGACGGCTTCCTGTACTCGATCGGCTTCCTCGTCGCCTGGCTCGTCGCCCTGCTCCTGGTCGCCGAACCGCTGCGCAACTCCGGCCGGTTCACCATGGGCGACGTCCTCGCCTACCGGATGCGCCAGCGGCCCGTCCGCACCGCCGCCGGCACCTCGACGATCGTCGTCTCCATCTTCTACCTGCTCGCCCAGATGGCGGGCGCGGGCGTCCTCGTCTCGCTGCTGCTCGGCATCACCAGCGACGGCGGCAAGGTCGGGATCGTCGCCCTGGTCGGCCTCCTGATGATCGTGTACGTGACGATCGGCGGCATGAAGGGCACCACCTGGGTGCAGATGGTCAAGGCGGTCCTGCTCATCGCGGGCACGCTCCTGATCACCTTCCTCATCCTCCTCAAGTTCCACTTCAACGTCTCGGAGCTGCTCGGCGCGGCCGCCACCAACAGCGGCAAGGGCGACGCATTCCTGGAGCCCGGCCTCAAGTACGGCGCCACCGCCACCTCCAAGCTCGACTTCCTCTCGCTCGGCATCGCGCTCGTCCTCGGCACCGCCGGCCTGCCCCACATCCTGATCCGCTTCTACACGGTGCCGACCGCCAAGGCCGCCCGTAAGTCCGTCAACTGGGCCATCGGCATCATCGGCGCCTTCTACCTGATGACGATCGTCCTCGGCTTCGGCGCCGCCGCCCTCCTCAAGAACGGCGACATCGTCGCCTCCAACAAGGCCGGCAACACGGCCGCCCCGCTCGCGGCCCTGGAGATCGGCGGCGGACCCGACTCCACCGGCGGCGCGATCCTCCTCGCCGTCATCTCCGCCGTCGCCTTCGCGACCATCCTCGCCGTCGTCGCCGGCCTGACCCTGGCCTCCTCCTCGTCCTTCGCCCACGACATCTACGCCAACGTCATCCGGCGCGGGAAGGCCACCGAGCAGGAGGAGGTGAAGGCCGCCCGCTGGGCGACCGTCTTCATCGGCATCGTCTCCATCGCGCTCGGCGCCCTCGCCCGCGACCTCAACGTCGCCGGCCTGGTCGCCCTCGCCTTCGCGGTCGCCGCCTCGGCCAACCTGCCGACGATCCTCTACTCGCTCTTCTGGAAGCGGTTCACCACCCAGGGCGCGCTGTGGTCGATCTACGGCGGTCTGGTCTCCGCCGTCGTCCTCGTGCTCTTCTCGCCGGTCGTCTCCGGCAAGCCCACGTCGATGTTCAAGACCGTGGACTTCTACTGGTTCCCGCTGGAGAACCCCGGCATCGTCTCCATCCCGCTCGGCTTCCTGCTCGGCTGGCTCGGCTCGGTCCTCTCCAAGGAGAGGCCGGACGAGGGCAAGTACGCGGAGCTGGAGGTCAAGTCCCTCACCGGCGTCGGAGCGCACTGA
- the tyrS gene encoding tyrosine--tRNA ligase, translating into MTDIVDELKWRGLFAQSTDEDALRKALADGPVTFYCGFDPTAASLHVGHLVQVLTVRRLQQAGHRPLALVGGATGQIGDPRPTAERTLNDPETVANWVNRLRSQIEPFLSFEGENAAVMVNNLDWTAGMSAIEFLRDIGKHFRVNKMLTKDSVARRLESEQGISYTEFSYQLLQGMDFLELYRRYGCTLQQGGSDQWGNLVAGLDLIHRLEPGAEVHALATPLMVKADGTKFGKTEGGAVWLDPEMTTPYAFYQFWLNVDDRDISTYMRILSFKSREELEELEEQTAERPQARAAQRALAEELTTLVHGAEQCAAVINASKALFGQGDLAELDEPTLAAALSELPHARVSELGQVVDLFAEVGLVASKSAARRTVKEGGAYVNNVKVTAEDAVVSAEELLHGRWLVLRRGKKNLAAIEFAGE; encoded by the coding sequence GTGACGGACATCGTCGACGAGCTGAAGTGGCGCGGGCTGTTCGCCCAGTCCACCGATGAGGACGCACTGCGCAAGGCTCTCGCGGACGGTCCCGTCACGTTCTATTGCGGTTTCGACCCGACCGCGGCCAGTCTTCACGTCGGCCACCTGGTCCAGGTCCTCACCGTCCGCCGGCTCCAGCAGGCCGGGCACCGGCCGCTGGCGCTGGTAGGCGGGGCCACCGGGCAGATCGGTGACCCGCGGCCGACGGCCGAGCGCACCCTGAACGACCCCGAGACGGTCGCGAACTGGGTGAACCGGCTGCGCTCTCAGATCGAGCCGTTCCTCTCCTTCGAGGGGGAGAACGCGGCGGTCATGGTGAACAACCTGGACTGGACCGCCGGGATGTCGGCGATCGAGTTCCTGCGGGACATCGGCAAGCACTTCCGGGTCAACAAGATGCTGACCAAGGACTCCGTGGCACGGCGCCTGGAGTCCGAGCAGGGCATCAGCTACACCGAGTTCAGCTACCAGCTGCTCCAGGGCATGGATTTCCTGGAGCTGTACCGCCGCTACGGCTGCACGCTCCAGCAGGGCGGCTCGGACCAGTGGGGCAACCTGGTGGCCGGCCTCGACCTGATCCACCGCCTGGAGCCGGGCGCCGAGGTCCACGCGCTCGCGACCCCGCTGATGGTCAAGGCGGACGGCACCAAGTTCGGCAAGACCGAGGGCGGGGCCGTCTGGCTGGACCCGGAGATGACCACGCCGTACGCGTTCTACCAGTTCTGGCTGAACGTGGACGACCGGGACATCTCGACGTACATGCGGATCCTGTCCTTCAAGTCCCGCGAGGAGCTGGAGGAGCTGGAGGAGCAGACCGCCGAGCGGCCGCAGGCGCGGGCCGCCCAGCGGGCCCTGGCCGAGGAGCTCACCACCCTGGTGCACGGCGCCGAGCAGTGCGCGGCCGTCATCAACGCCTCCAAGGCGCTGTTCGGGCAGGGCGACCTGGCCGAGCTGGACGAGCCGACGCTCGCCGCCGCGCTCTCCGAGCTGCCGCACGCGCGCGTGTCCGAGCTGGGCCAGGTCGTGGACCTGTTCGCCGAGGTCGGTCTCGTCGCGAGCAAGTCGGCGGCGCGGCGCACGGTGAAGGAGGGCGGTGCCTACGTGAACAACGTGAAGGTGACCGCCGAGGACGCCGTGGTGTCGGCGGAGGAGCTGCTGCACGGCCGCTGGCTGGTGCTGCGGCGCGGCAAGAAGAACCTCGCGGCGATCGAGTTCGCCGGCGAGTAA
- a CDS encoding S8 family peptidase, translated as MAHLGSRRGRALALPVGLALTASLGFLAPGAASAAELSDAPATVASFSGPKLSYVVNVEGGRWTADSVRKSIAAAGGEVVISYDQIGVIVVHSQNPEFAKTIRQARGVLSAGATRTAPLSVQSDDSVDEGAQALSAAEAKAAAAAATDGQDPLEPLQWDLPAIKADKAHEKTLGSSKVTVGIIDTGVDDTHPDLAPNFDASKSANCVTGVANTTAGSWRPNKGESDHGTHVAGTIGAAKNGIGVTGVAPGVKLAGIKVSTPDGFFYTEAVVCGFVWAAEHGVDITNNSYYTDPWMFACKNDEDQKALIEAVTRATRYAEKKGTVNVAAAGNSKFDLAADKITDTSSPNDTTAVTRDVDPSQCFDYPAMLPGVVTVSATGAKGLKASYSNYGMGVIDVAAPGGDRTEYQTPDAPAVNGRILSTTVDGGYNYKAGTSMASPHTAGVLALLKSTHPHASPAALKALLYAQADEHACTNPYDINGDGVVDAVCQDGADKKNGFYGAGIIDALAAVK; from the coding sequence ATGGCTCATCTGGGATCGAGGCGCGGCCGAGCTCTCGCTCTGCCGGTAGGTCTCGCGCTCACGGCCTCGCTCGGCTTCCTGGCCCCCGGCGCCGCCTCCGCCGCGGAACTGAGCGACGCTCCGGCCACCGTGGCCTCTTTCAGCGGCCCGAAGCTCTCGTACGTCGTCAACGTCGAGGGCGGCCGCTGGACCGCCGACTCCGTGCGGAAGTCGATCGCCGCCGCGGGCGGCGAGGTGGTCATCTCGTACGACCAGATAGGCGTGATAGTCGTCCACTCGCAGAACCCCGAGTTCGCGAAGACGATCCGTCAGGCGCGTGGCGTCCTGTCGGCCGGCGCGACCCGCACCGCCCCGCTCTCCGTCCAGTCCGACGACTCCGTCGACGAGGGCGCGCAGGCGCTGTCCGCCGCCGAGGCGAAGGCGGCCGCGGCCGCCGCCACGGACGGTCAGGACCCGCTGGAGCCCCTGCAGTGGGACCTCCCGGCGATCAAGGCCGACAAGGCGCACGAGAAGACGCTCGGCAGCAGCAAGGTCACCGTCGGCATCATCGACACGGGTGTCGACGACACCCACCCGGACCTGGCGCCGAACTTCGACGCCTCCAAGTCCGCCAACTGCGTGACCGGCGTGGCGAACACCACCGCCGGCTCGTGGCGTCCGAACAAGGGCGAGAGCGACCACGGCACGCACGTCGCCGGCACCATCGGCGCCGCCAAGAACGGCATCGGCGTCACCGGTGTCGCGCCGGGCGTGAAGCTCGCCGGCATCAAGGTGTCCACCCCGGACGGCTTCTTCTACACCGAGGCCGTGGTCTGCGGCTTCGTGTGGGCGGCCGAGCACGGCGTCGACATCACGAACAACAGCTACTACACCGACCCGTGGATGTTCGCCTGCAAGAACGACGAGGACCAGAAGGCCCTCATCGAGGCGGTCACCCGGGCGACCCGCTACGCGGAGAAGAAGGGCACGGTCAACGTCGCCGCGGCCGGCAACTCCAAGTTCGACCTGGCGGCCGACAAGATCACCGACACCAGCAGCCCGAACGACACCACGGCGGTCACCCGTGACGTCGACCCGTCGCAGTGCTTCGACTACCCGGCCATGCTGCCGGGCGTCGTGACGGTCTCCGCGACCGGCGCCAAGGGCCTGAAGGCGTCCTACTCCAACTACGGCATGGGCGTCATCGACGTCGCCGCCCCCGGTGGCGACCGCACCGAGTACCAGACCCCGGACGCCCCGGCGGTCAACGGCCGCATCCTGTCGACCACGGTCGACGGCGGCTACAACTACAAGGCCGGTACGTCGATGGCCTCGCCGCACACCGCCGGTGTGCTCGCGCTGCTGAAGTCGACGCACCCGCACGCCAGCCCGGCGGCGCTGAAGGCGCTGCTGTACGCGCAGGCCGACGAGCACGCATGCACCAACCCGTACGACATCAACGGTGACGGTGTCGTCGACGCGGTCTGCCAGGACGGCGCGGACAAGAAGAACGGCTTCTACGGAGCCGGCATCATCGACGCGCTGGCCGCCGTGAAGTAA
- a CDS encoding CoA transferase, translating to MDNTVRTGTELLWSALGGDPALVDRVEYGGVSGLLPARLPVMDLARATVAACSLAAVEHAGLPGPVRVDDGAVATAFVSERHLRVDGREPVNFAPLSRFWRAADGWVRTHANYPHHKAALLTGLGVPDSVEAVAAAVAERKAVEVETAVYAAGGLAVALRTPEEWAAGEQGREVAARPLLTRERLDEAAPRRSRSGPLRVLDLTRVLAGPVATRTLALLGADVLRIDPPGNPELPDLHADTSAGKRTAALDLDRPSDRRTFEELLDSADVLVTGYRPGALDRFDLERPGLVTARLSAWGDYGPWSGRRGFDSLVQVATGIAVVEGSAAEPGALPAQALDHGTGYLLAAAVLRSLTEQRRDGGSRLVRLALAQTGHWLTHSLPRYEPERYLVETDSPLGRLRHALSPVSYEGGPSGWTRAPGLAGADAAEWLGAGS from the coding sequence ATGGACAACACAGTGCGTACGGGTACGGAGTTGTTGTGGTCGGCCCTCGGCGGCGATCCCGCCCTCGTCGACCGCGTGGAGTACGGCGGGGTCTCCGGGCTGCTGCCCGCGCGGCTGCCGGTGATGGACCTGGCGCGCGCGACGGTCGCGGCCTGCTCGCTCGCCGCCGTGGAGCACGCGGGGCTGCCGGGGCCGGTGCGGGTGGACGACGGGGCCGTCGCCACCGCCTTCGTGAGCGAGCGTCATCTGCGGGTCGACGGGCGGGAGCCGGTGAACTTCGCGCCGCTGTCGCGGTTCTGGCGGGCGGCCGACGGATGGGTCCGTACGCACGCCAACTACCCGCACCACAAGGCGGCTCTGCTGACGGGCCTGGGCGTCCCGGACTCCGTCGAGGCCGTCGCCGCGGCCGTCGCCGAGCGGAAGGCCGTCGAGGTCGAGACGGCGGTGTACGCGGCCGGGGGCCTGGCCGTCGCCCTGCGGACGCCCGAGGAGTGGGCGGCGGGCGAGCAGGGCCGGGAGGTCGCGGCGCGGCCGCTGCTGACCCGGGAGCGTCTCGACGAGGCGGCGCCGCGGCGTTCCCGTTCGGGGCCGCTGCGTGTCCTGGACCTGACCCGGGTGCTCGCCGGCCCCGTCGCGACCCGGACGCTCGCGCTGCTCGGCGCGGACGTGCTGCGGATCGACCCGCCGGGCAACCCCGAACTGCCGGACCTGCACGCGGACACGAGCGCCGGCAAGCGGACCGCCGCGCTGGACCTGGACCGGCCGTCGGACCGGCGGACCTTCGAGGAACTCCTCGACTCCGCCGACGTGCTGGTCACCGGCTACCGGCCGGGCGCGCTCGACCGGTTCGACCTGGAGCGGCCGGGTCTGGTGACCGCGCGGCTCTCCGCCTGGGGCGACTACGGGCCGTGGAGCGGGCGGCGCGGCTTCGACTCCCTGGTCCAGGTGGCGACGGGGATCGCGGTGGTGGAGGGCTCGGCGGCGGAGCCGGGGGCGCTGCCGGCGCAGGCGCTGGACCACGGGACGGGGTATCTGCTCGCGGCGGCGGTGCTCCGCTCCTTGACCGAGCAGCGGCGCGACGGCGGCAGCCGGCTCGTGCGCCTCGCCCTCGCGCAGACGGGGCACTGGCTGACGCACTCGCTGCCGCGGTACGAGCCGGAGCGGTACCTCGTCGAGACGGACAGCCCCCTGGGCCGGCTGCGGCACGCGCTGTCGCCGGTGTCGTACGAGGGCGGGCCTTCGGGCTGGACCCGGGCGCCGGGCCTCGCGGGGGCGGATGCGGCGGAGTGGCTCGGGGCCGGGTCCTGA
- a CDS encoding GlsB/YeaQ/YmgE family stress response membrane protein → MGWLWAIIVGFVLGLIAKAILPGKQQIPLWLTTVFGILGSVLGNAVAGWIGVEDTRGIDWTRHLLQLIGAIAVVGVGDMLWVSVKGGRRHA, encoded by the coding sequence ATGGGTTGGTTGTGGGCGATCATCGTGGGATTCGTCCTCGGTCTGATCGCGAAGGCGATCCTGCCGGGGAAGCAGCAGATCCCGTTGTGGCTGACGACCGTGTTCGGCATTCTCGGCAGTGTGCTCGGCAACGCGGTGGCGGGCTGGATCGGAGTCGAGGACACCCGGGGCATCGACTGGACCCGGCATCTGCTCCAGTTGATCGGCGCCATCGCCGTGGTCGGCGTGGGCGACATGCTGTGGGTCTCGGTCAAGGGCGGCAGACGGCACGCCTGA
- the moaA gene encoding GTP 3',8-cyclase MoaA — protein sequence MLIDTYGRVATDLRVSLTDRCNLRCTYCMPEEGLQWLAKPDLLTDDEIVRLIRIAVTDLGVTEVRFTGGEPLLRPGLVGIVERCAALEPRPRMSLTTNGIGLKRTAAALKSAGLDRVNVSLDTLRPEVFKTLTRRDRHRDVLDGMAAAREAGLTPVKVNAVLMPGLNADEAPDLLAWAMEEGYELRFIEQMPLDAQHGWKRDGMITAGDILESLRTRFTLTPEGSEERGSAPAERWVVDGGPHTVGVIASVTRPFCRACDRTRLTADGQVRTCLFATEETDLRAALRSDAPDETVAELWKKAMWGKKAGSGLDDPSFLQPERPMSAIGG from the coding sequence GTGCTCATCGACACCTACGGCCGTGTGGCCACTGACCTGCGCGTCTCGCTCACGGACCGGTGCAATCTGCGCTGTACGTACTGCATGCCGGAGGAGGGCCTCCAGTGGCTCGCCAAGCCGGACCTGCTCACCGACGACGAGATCGTCCGCCTGATCCGCATCGCGGTCACCGACCTCGGCGTCACCGAGGTCCGCTTCACCGGCGGCGAGCCGCTGCTCCGCCCCGGCCTCGTCGGGATCGTCGAGCGCTGCGCCGCCCTGGAGCCCCGCCCCCGGATGTCCCTCACCACCAACGGCATCGGACTCAAGCGCACCGCCGCCGCCCTCAAGTCGGCAGGCCTGGACCGGGTCAACGTCTCCCTGGACACCCTGCGCCCCGAGGTCTTCAAGACCCTCACCCGGCGCGACCGCCACCGGGACGTCCTCGACGGCATGGCCGCCGCCCGCGAGGCCGGCCTCACCCCGGTCAAGGTCAACGCCGTCCTGATGCCCGGGCTCAACGCCGACGAGGCCCCCGACCTCCTCGCCTGGGCGATGGAGGAGGGGTACGAGCTCCGCTTCATCGAGCAGATGCCCCTGGACGCCCAGCACGGCTGGAAGCGCGACGGCATGATCACCGCCGGGGACATCCTGGAGTCCCTGCGCACCCGCTTCACCCTCACGCCCGAGGGATCCGAGGAGCGCGGCTCGGCCCCCGCCGAGCGCTGGGTCGTCGACGGCGGACCGCACACGGTCGGCGTCATCGCCTCCGTCACCCGCCCGTTCTGCCGGGCCTGCGACCGCACCCGGCTCACCGCCGACGGACAGGTGCGCACCTGCCTCTTCGCCACCGAGGAGACGGACCTGCGGGCCGCGCTGCGCTCGGACGCCCCGGACGAGACGGTCGCGGAGCTCTGGAAGAAGGCCATGTGGGGCAAGAAGGCCGGCTCCGGCCTCGACGACCCGAGCTTCCTCCAGCCCGAGCGCCCGATGTCGGCGATCGGCGGCTGA
- a CDS encoding DUF3099 domain-containing protein has translation MLKHGGTEVFRITGARQGLADDVRGRQRRYVISMTVRTLSVIAATVLWNVERHVAFVALGLGLLLPYIAVVIANAGRERAPSLPSTFVPTPVRPALDPPNLKKTSDQS, from the coding sequence ATGCTGAAGCATGGCGGGACCGAGGTCTTCCGGATCACGGGGGCCCGGCAGGGGCTCGCCGACGACGTGCGGGGGCGGCAGCGGCGCTACGTCATCTCGATGACGGTGCGGACGCTCTCCGTGATCGCCGCGACGGTGCTGTGGAACGTCGAGCGGCACGTGGCCTTCGTGGCGCTGGGCCTGGGGCTCCTGCTCCCCTACATCGCGGTGGTGATCGCCAACGCGGGACGCGAGAGGGCTCCGTCCCTTCCCTCCACCTTCGTCCCCACTCCGGTGCGTCCCGCGCTCGACCCCCCGAACCTCAAGAAAACCTCAGATCAATCATGA
- a CDS encoding DUF485 domain-containing protein, whose amino-acid sequence MATEAPPPPRNGTETDHGPASPTTEQFIEVQEGEEFGELRRTYRSFAFPLTLAFIAWYLLYVLLSNYAGGFMGTKLFGNINVALVLGLGQFLTTFLIAWLYSRHAANRLDPKAEAIRTRMEGDA is encoded by the coding sequence GTGGCTACCGAAGCACCGCCGCCGCCCAGAAACGGCACGGAGACCGACCACGGTCCCGCGTCGCCCACCACGGAGCAGTTCATCGAGGTGCAGGAGGGCGAGGAGTTCGGCGAACTGCGCCGTACCTACCGCTCCTTCGCCTTCCCCCTCACCCTGGCCTTCATCGCCTGGTACCTGCTGTACGTGCTGCTCTCCAACTACGCGGGCGGCTTCATGGGCACCAAGCTCTTCGGCAACATCAACGTGGCCCTCGTCCTCGGCCTCGGCCAGTTCCTCACCACGTTCCTCATCGCCTGGCTCTACTCGCGGCACGCGGCGAACCGGCTCGACCCCAAGGCCGAGGCCATCAGAACCCGTATGGAGGGCGACGCATGA
- a CDS encoding zinc-dependent alcohol dehydrogenase family protein: MRATTIHAPFDMRVEDVPDPVIQESTDVVLRVLRACICGSDLWAYRGESARQPGQRIGHEFLGIVEAAGSDVTGFAAGDLVVAPFVWSDGTCEYCAEGLQTSCPRGGFWGSVGSDGGQGEAVRVPYADGTLVKLPAEAAGDDRLLTALLALSDVLGTGHHAALGAGVTKGSTVAVVGDGAVGLCGVLAARRLGAERIIALGRHTARTDIARSFGATDVVAERGEAAEAAVRELTGGQGAHAVIEAVGTEQSMRTAVGITRDGGSIGYVGVPHGSGTGLDLSVMFDRNIALRGGVAPVRAYIPELLPDVLSGAIDPSPVFDLTVDLSGVPAGYKAMDDRTALKVLVKP; the protein is encoded by the coding sequence ATGCGCGCCACCACCATCCACGCCCCGTTCGACATGCGCGTGGAGGACGTGCCCGACCCGGTGATCCAGGAGTCCACGGACGTCGTCCTGCGGGTCCTGCGCGCCTGCATCTGCGGCAGCGACCTGTGGGCCTACCGCGGCGAGTCCGCCCGGCAGCCCGGCCAGCGCATCGGCCACGAGTTCCTCGGCATCGTCGAGGCGGCCGGCTCCGACGTCACCGGCTTCGCCGCCGGCGACCTCGTCGTCGCCCCCTTCGTCTGGTCCGACGGCACCTGCGAGTACTGCGCCGAGGGCCTCCAGACCTCCTGCCCGCGCGGCGGCTTCTGGGGCTCGGTCGGCTCCGACGGCGGCCAGGGCGAGGCCGTCCGCGTCCCGTACGCCGACGGCACCCTGGTGAAGCTCCCCGCCGAGGCGGCCGGGGACGACCGTCTCCTCACCGCCCTGCTCGCCCTCTCCGACGTCCTGGGCACGGGCCACCACGCGGCCCTCGGCGCGGGCGTCACCAAGGGCTCCACGGTCGCCGTCGTCGGCGACGGGGCGGTCGGCCTCTGCGGCGTCCTGGCCGCCAGGCGGCTCGGCGCCGAGCGGATCATCGCGCTCGGCCGGCACACCGCCCGTACGGACATCGCCCGCTCCTTCGGCGCCACCGACGTCGTCGCCGAGCGCGGCGAGGCCGCCGAGGCCGCGGTCCGCGAGCTCACGGGCGGGCAGGGCGCGCACGCCGTCATCGAGGCGGTCGGCACCGAGCAGTCGATGCGCACGGCGGTCGGCATCACCCGTGACGGCGGCTCCATCGGCTACGTCGGCGTCCCGCACGGCAGCGGCACGGGCCTCGACCTGTCGGTCATGTTCGACCGCAACATCGCGCTGCGCGGCGGCGTCGCCCCGGTCCGCGCCTACATCCCGGAACTCCTCCCGGACGTCCTCTCCGGCGCGATCGACCCGTCCCCGGTCTTCGACCTGACGGTCGACCTGTCCGGCGTCCCCGCCGGTTACAAGGCCATGGACGACCGCACGGCCCTGAAGGTCCTGGTCAAGCCGTAA
- a CDS encoding lysoplasmalogenase — MTTPSRTLFGAFLLAAVVDLASLLAGADLGHQIAKPLLMPLLAAYAVTRGAPKLLTAALLLGWGGDVFLLSDADWAFLVGMGSFAAGHVCYLVLFGRRRTSPALGALYAAALLTTVVLLWPDLPAGLRIPVAGYSLLLTAMAYRSSALGPLAGLGGALFLLSDTLIATGVAEWPQLPAPDFWVMLTYIAAQYLLTAGTLRAMYGERRTTV; from the coding sequence GTGACCACCCCCTCCCGAACCCTGTTCGGTGCCTTCCTCCTCGCCGCGGTCGTCGACCTCGCCTCCCTGCTCGCCGGCGCCGACCTCGGCCACCAGATAGCCAAACCGCTCCTGATGCCCCTGCTCGCCGCGTACGCCGTCACCCGCGGCGCCCCCAAACTGCTCACCGCCGCGCTCCTCCTCGGCTGGGGCGGCGACGTCTTCCTGCTCTCCGACGCCGACTGGGCCTTCCTCGTCGGCATGGGCTCCTTCGCCGCCGGACACGTCTGCTACCTGGTCCTCTTCGGACGGAGGCGTACGTCCCCGGCGCTCGGCGCCCTGTACGCGGCCGCGCTCCTCACCACCGTCGTGCTCCTCTGGCCCGACCTCCCCGCCGGCCTGCGGATCCCCGTCGCCGGGTACTCCCTGCTGCTCACCGCGATGGCCTACCGCTCCAGCGCCCTGGGGCCCCTGGCCGGCCTGGGCGGAGCCCTGTTCCTCCTCTCGGACACCCTCATCGCCACCGGGGTCGCCGAATGGCCCCAGCTGCCGGCGCCCGACTTCTGGGTCATGCTGACCTACATCGCGGCGCAGTACCTGCTGACGGCGGGAACGCTCCGCGCGATGTACGGTGAACGTCGTACAACCGTCTGA